Proteins found in one Candidatus Methylomirabilota bacterium genomic segment:
- a CDS encoding TatD family hydrolase, producing MIIDSHCHLHDPAFADVRGAVIRATEHEVWGVIAVGCDAATNERTLQAVRENAKGVWPALGFHPEWKLTGADLEAVEAQIHAHHSRLVAVGEVGLPWYGLGALPDPDAVRREARARLERLLDLACRYDLAVILHAPHGAAADALAALRRRGVERAVFHWHKASPEVTREIVDAGYLVSVTPDVVYRARDREMVERVPIESLLVESDAPWPYQGEFENVTSGPWLVARVAEEVAKIKRIPADEAAYQLTVNTCRLFDLVWA from the coding sequence ATGATCATCGACAGCCACTGCCACCTGCACGATCCCGCCTTCGCGGATGTCCGGGGCGCCGTGATCCGGGCCACCGAGCACGAGGTGTGGGGCGTGATCGCGGTCGGATGCGACGCGGCCACCAACGAGCGCACCCTGCAGGCGGTGAGGGAGAACGCCAAGGGCGTGTGGCCCGCCCTCGGCTTCCATCCCGAGTGGAAGCTCACCGGGGCCGACCTGGAAGCGGTCGAAGCACAGATTCACGCGCACCACTCGCGGCTGGTCGCGGTCGGGGAGGTCGGGCTGCCGTGGTACGGGCTCGGCGCGCTGCCGGATCCCGACGCGGTCCGGCGCGAGGCCCGCGCGCGGCTCGAGCGGCTGCTGGATCTCGCGTGCCGCTACGATCTGGCGGTGATCCTGCACGCGCCCCACGGGGCGGCGGCCGATGCCCTGGCCGCGCTGCGGCGCCGAGGCGTGGAGCGCGCGGTCTTCCACTGGCACAAGGCCTCGCCCGAGGTCACCCGCGAGATCGTGGACGCCGGGTATCTCGTCTCGGTCACCCCGGACGTGGTGTATCGGGCACGCGACCGCGAGATGGTGGAGCGGGTGCCGATCGAGTCCCTGCTCGTCGAGAGCGACGCGCCCTGGCCGTACCAGGGCGAGTTCGAGAACGTCACCTCCGGGCCGTGGCTCGTCGCCCGCGTGGCCGAGGAGGTCGCCAAGATCAAGAGGATTCCCGCCGACGAGGCGGCCTACCAGCTCACCGTCAACACCTGTCGGCTCTTCGACCTCGTCTGGGCGTGA
- a CDS encoding alpha/beta fold hydrolase yields the protein MSEQRFTVTVGGADVVGVLHAPESRPSPCVVACHGMGASKDSDKYLLLGRELPAAGLALARFDFRGSGESGGSHREATIESRVADLEAVLDHLAKCPELDGRFGLLGSSLGGFVALWAAASRAAAGAPLPVVTWNAPASLRDLPSADPEQAGPALVAEVRRGQWGEAPAGVPGVLVIQADRDEVVPPGHGRLLFKRAREPRRLHVIAAADHRLTDMGHRLEAVAESRRWLVTQLSGMARTSP from the coding sequence GTGAGCGAGCAGCGCTTCACCGTCACGGTCGGCGGCGCCGACGTCGTGGGCGTGCTGCACGCGCCCGAATCCCGCCCGAGCCCCTGCGTGGTGGCCTGTCACGGCATGGGCGCCTCCAAGGACAGCGACAAGTACCTGCTGCTCGGCCGCGAGCTGCCCGCCGCCGGCCTCGCGCTCGCGCGGTTCGACTTCCGGGGCAGCGGGGAGTCCGGCGGCTCCCACCGGGAGGCCACCATCGAGAGCCGCGTGGCCGACCTGGAGGCGGTGCTCGACCACCTGGCCAAGTGCCCGGAGCTGGACGGTCGCTTCGGATTGCTCGGCTCGAGCCTGGGCGGCTTCGTGGCCCTGTGGGCGGCCGCGAGCCGCGCCGCCGCGGGCGCGCCACTCCCGGTCGTAACCTGGAACGCGCCCGCGTCGCTGCGCGATCTGCCGAGCGCCGACCCCGAGCAGGCGGGCCCCGCCCTGGTCGCGGAAGTGAGACGCGGGCAGTGGGGGGAGGCGCCCGCCGGGGTTCCTGGCGTGCTCGTGATCCAGGCCGACCGCGACGAGGTGGTTCCCCCCGGGCACGGCCGCCTTCTCTTCAAGCGCGCCCGAGAGCCTCGCCGGCTGCACGTCATCGCGGCCGCCGACCACCGGCTGACCGACATGGGCCATCGCCTCGAGGCCGTCGCGGAGAGCCGGCGCTGGCTCGTCACCCAACTCTCCGGCATGGCAAGGACCTCTCCATGA
- a CDS encoding HD domain-containing phosphohydrolase — protein MSAEPLDLSAAAGMVERPSILVVEDDPHIREVLAGLLGALGYRLLMAASAEQALETLEVVSPDLVLTDVHLGAMSGIELCARLKADARYELTPVVILTAVGDLEARVAGLAAGADAFFTKPVEFVELRTRLGALLRVKTLLDQLERAETVITTLALTIEARDPYTLGHCDRLSRYAVAVGDALGLDPEMKRALRLGGYLHDLGKIAVPDGILLKPGPLDAIEQERIRAHPGAGSDLVLGLRSMELVRPIMRHHHEKWDGSGYPDGLKGEAIPLGARIISVVDVFDALHTDRPYKAAMSRSDTVSLLLRETDAGYWDPRIVDAFLDVLRDTE, from the coding sequence ATGAGCGCCGAGCCGCTCGATCTCTCGGCGGCCGCCGGCATGGTGGAGCGCCCGTCCATCCTCGTGGTCGAGGACGATCCCCACATCCGCGAGGTCCTCGCGGGCCTCCTCGGCGCGCTCGGCTATCGCCTCCTCATGGCCGCCTCCGCCGAGCAGGCGCTGGAGACGCTCGAGGTGGTGAGCCCCGACCTGGTGCTGACCGACGTGCACCTGGGTGCCATGAGCGGCATCGAGCTCTGCGCGCGCCTGAAGGCCGACGCGCGCTACGAGCTGACGCCGGTGGTGATCCTGACCGCGGTGGGCGATCTGGAGGCGCGGGTGGCCGGCCTCGCCGCGGGCGCCGACGCCTTCTTCACCAAGCCGGTGGAGTTCGTCGAGCTGCGCACGCGCCTGGGCGCGCTGCTGCGGGTCAAGACCTTGCTCGATCAGCTCGAGCGGGCGGAGACCGTCATCACCACGCTGGCGCTGACCATCGAGGCGCGCGACCCGTACACGCTGGGCCACTGCGATCGCCTGTCGCGCTACGCGGTCGCGGTGGGCGACGCGCTGGGCCTGGACCCGGAGATGAAGCGGGCGCTGCGGCTGGGCGGCTACCTGCACGACCTGGGGAAGATCGCGGTGCCCGACGGCATCCTGCTCAAGCCGGGGCCGCTCGACGCCATCGAGCAGGAGCGCATTCGCGCGCATCCCGGCGCGGGCTCGGACCTGGTGCTGGGCCTGCGCAGCATGGAGCTGGTGCGCCCGATCATGCGGCACCACCACGAGAAGTGGGACGGCTCGGGCTATCCCGACGGGCTGAAGGGCGAGGCCATCCCGCTCGGCGCGCGCATCATCTCGGTGGTGGACGTCTTCGACGCGCTGCACACCGATCGGCCCTACAAGGCCGCGATGTCGCGCTCGGACACCGTGTCGCTGCTGCTCCGCGAGACCGACGCCGGCTACTGGGACCCGCGCATCGTCGACGCCTTCCTCGACGTCCTCCGCGACACCGAATAA
- the tcuA gene encoding FAD-dependent tricarballylate dehydrogenase TcuA — MTHDVVVIGGGNAALCAALAAREGGASVLVLEKAPEPERGGNSFFTAGGFRFAHQGLEDLRRDVIPDLSDEEAATITIPPYTEDQYYDDIMRVTEGRSDLDLAQHLVQRSKPTMIWMRSQGIRWILMFSRQSYKVGDRHHFWGGLNVEAVGGGPGLVESLFERAAKVGVQVRYGVAGHRLIQDGSGRVTGVATRSADGTSEIPCRAVVIASGGFEANPEWRTRYLGPNWDLARVRGTRHNVGEGIAMALEIGAQAYGHWSSCHAVAWDLNAPMFGDRRVGDMFQKHSYPLGLIVNVRGERFVDEGADFRNYTYAKYGREILRQPQEAAFQIFDQKTVGILREEYRIREITKAEAPTVEELAKKLEIDPEGLAKTVREFNAAVMDQVPFNPAVLDGRGTRGITPPKSNWAQRLDAPPYVGFGVTCGITFTFGGLRVDTRGQVLDTWDRPIPGLYAAGELVGGLFYHNYPGGTGLMSGAVFGKTAGDSAAVGLK; from the coding sequence ATGACCCACGACGTGGTGGTGATCGGCGGCGGCAACGCGGCCCTCTGCGCGGCTCTGGCCGCCCGCGAGGGCGGCGCCTCGGTGCTGGTGCTGGAGAAGGCGCCCGAGCCCGAGCGGGGCGGCAACTCCTTCTTCACCGCGGGCGGCTTCCGCTTCGCGCATCAGGGCCTCGAGGACTTGCGGCGCGACGTGATCCCGGACCTGAGCGACGAGGAAGCGGCCACCATCACCATCCCGCCCTATACCGAGGACCAGTACTACGACGACATCATGCGGGTCACCGAGGGCCGCTCCGACCTCGACCTGGCCCAGCACCTCGTCCAGCGATCGAAGCCCACCATGATCTGGATGCGCTCGCAGGGCATCCGCTGGATCCTCATGTTCAGCCGCCAGTCCTACAAGGTGGGCGATCGCCACCATTTCTGGGGCGGGCTCAACGTGGAGGCGGTGGGCGGCGGGCCCGGCCTGGTCGAGTCCCTGTTCGAGCGCGCGGCCAAGGTGGGCGTGCAGGTGCGCTACGGCGTCGCGGGTCACCGGCTGATCCAGGATGGCTCCGGCCGCGTGACCGGCGTGGCCACCCGCAGCGCCGACGGGACGAGCGAGATCCCGTGCCGCGCGGTGGTCATCGCCTCCGGCGGCTTCGAGGCCAACCCGGAGTGGCGCACGCGCTACCTCGGTCCCAACTGGGACCTGGCCCGGGTGCGCGGCACCCGCCACAACGTGGGCGAGGGCATCGCGATGGCGCTCGAGATCGGGGCGCAGGCCTACGGCCACTGGTCGTCGTGTCACGCGGTGGCGTGGGATCTCAACGCGCCGATGTTCGGCGACCGGCGGGTGGGCGACATGTTCCAGAAGCACTCGTATCCCCTGGGCCTGATCGTCAACGTCCGGGGCGAGCGCTTCGTGGACGAGGGCGCCGACTTCCGCAACTACACCTACGCCAAGTACGGCCGGGAGATCCTGCGGCAGCCGCAGGAGGCCGCCTTCCAGATCTTCGATCAGAAGACGGTGGGGATCCTGCGCGAGGAGTACCGCATCCGCGAGATCACCAAGGCGGAGGCGCCGACCGTCGAGGAATTGGCCAAGAAGCTCGAGATCGATCCCGAGGGGCTGGCGAAGACGGTGCGCGAGTTCAACGCGGCGGTCATGGATCAGGTGCCGTTCAACCCGGCGGTGCTCGACGGCCGCGGCACCCGCGGCATCACCCCGCCCAAGTCCAACTGGGCGCAGCGCCTGGACGCACCGCCCTACGTCGGCTTCGGCGTGACCTGCGGCATCACCTTCACCTTCGGCGGCCTCCGGGTGGACACGCGCGGCCAGGTCCTCGACACCTGGGACCGTCCGATCCCGGGCCTCTACGCCGCCGGCGAGCTGGTAGGCGGCCTCTTCTACCACAACTACCCCGGCGGCACCGGCCTCATGTCGGGCGCCGTCTTCGGCAAGACCGCCGGCGACTCCGCCGCGGTCGGTCTGAAATAG
- a CDS encoding alpha/beta fold hydrolase, whose translation MPATRTDAALTERIDDLVLEHAAPAGRAHSQPVLFVHGMWGGSWYLRNYLYAAAQSGWDAWAVNLRGHGESPAPGGLGRASLRDYVDDVRRCLAQLGRAVLVGHSMGGLVAQKAAEGDGVAAAVFLTSAAPRGIFGLEWGVLSRMTRYVPAMLGTQAFRVSREHADHLLLNRLSPDQRERAFSAFGPESGRAARELALGGIPVDPAAIRCPTLVVGAGDDRITPAPLQRRIARRYRAEYQEAPGHAHMLMLEDGWERPFAGVLAWMARVIG comes from the coding sequence GTGCCCGCCACCCGGACCGACGCCGCGTTGACCGAGCGGATCGACGACCTCGTCCTCGAGCACGCCGCGCCCGCCGGCCGGGCCCATTCGCAGCCGGTCCTCTTCGTGCATGGCATGTGGGGCGGCAGCTGGTACCTGCGGAACTATCTCTACGCGGCGGCCCAGTCGGGCTGGGACGCGTGGGCGGTCAACCTCCGCGGTCACGGGGAGAGCCCGGCACCCGGCGGGCTCGGACGCGCCTCGCTCCGCGACTACGTCGACGACGTCCGCCGCTGCCTGGCCCAGCTCGGCCGCGCGGTGCTGGTCGGCCATTCGATGGGCGGCCTGGTCGCGCAAAAGGCGGCCGAGGGTGACGGCGTGGCCGCGGCGGTCTTCCTCACCAGCGCGGCGCCGCGGGGCATCTTCGGGCTCGAGTGGGGCGTGCTCTCCCGGATGACGCGCTACGTGCCGGCCATGCTGGGGACGCAGGCGTTTCGGGTGAGCCGCGAGCACGCCGACCATCTCCTGCTGAACCGCCTGAGCCCGGACCAGCGCGAGCGGGCCTTCTCCGCCTTCGGCCCCGAGTCGGGACGGGCCGCGCGCGAGCTGGCCCTGGGCGGGATCCCGGTGGATCCGGCCGCGATCCGGTGCCCCACGCTGGTCGTGGGCGCCGGCGACGATCGCATCACGCCGGCTCCGCTGCAGCGCCGCATCGCGCGGCGCTACCGCGCCGAGTACCAGGAAGCGCCCGGCCACGCCCACATGCTGATGCTGGAGGACGGCTGGGAGCGGCCCTTCGCGGGCGTGCTCGCCTGGATGGCGCGGGTGATCGGATGA
- a CDS encoding M20/M25/M40 family metallo-hydrolase, translated as MIDAARLKEEFIELTSISSPSKREGAIARRLETILKSMGASVEVDGAGEQVGGNTGNLLARFPGNAPGAPPFLLSGHMDTVGPAETIHPVVEGDVVRTDGTSVLGGDDKAGVVAILEAIRTLRERSIPHGDIEVVLTICEEYGLLGAKHFDTGRLRAKRGLVLDVDGVCELITRAPAANRLTFTVQGLAAHAGICPEQGMSAIQIAAEAIATMRLGRLDAETTANLGVIQGGLAGNIVPASLTVRGETRSLSLEKLEAQTVHMRRCFDEAAARHAVRVGDRDHRARVETQVDRQYSRLDVRDDAGIVRLVQSAAQAVGRTCATRGTGGGSDANVFAERGIEIANLACGMREIHTVNEWVDVRDLVLTAGLVLETVRLNAAV; from the coding sequence ATGATCGACGCGGCACGGCTGAAGGAAGAGTTCATCGAGCTGACCTCCATCTCGAGCCCCTCCAAGCGCGAGGGCGCCATCGCGCGGCGGCTCGAGACGATCTTGAAGAGCATGGGCGCCAGCGTGGAGGTGGACGGCGCCGGCGAGCAGGTCGGCGGCAACACCGGCAACCTGCTCGCCCGGTTTCCCGGCAACGCGCCGGGGGCGCCCCCGTTCCTGCTCTCCGGCCACATGGACACGGTGGGGCCGGCGGAGACGATCCATCCGGTGGTCGAGGGCGACGTGGTGCGCACCGACGGCACCAGCGTCCTGGGGGGCGACGACAAGGCGGGCGTGGTGGCGATCCTCGAGGCCATCCGCACCCTGCGCGAGCGCTCCATCCCGCACGGCGACATCGAGGTGGTGCTGACCATCTGCGAGGAGTACGGCCTGCTCGGGGCCAAGCACTTCGACACCGGCCGGCTGCGCGCGAAGCGCGGGCTGGTGCTCGACGTCGACGGGGTCTGCGAGCTGATCACCCGCGCGCCGGCCGCCAATCGCCTGACCTTCACGGTGCAGGGCCTCGCCGCGCACGCCGGCATCTGCCCGGAGCAGGGGATGAGCGCGATCCAGATCGCCGCCGAGGCCATCGCGACGATGCGACTGGGCCGGCTCGACGCCGAGACCACCGCGAACCTCGGGGTCATCCAGGGCGGGCTCGCCGGCAACATCGTGCCCGCGAGCCTCACGGTGCGCGGCGAGACCCGGAGCCTCAGCCTGGAGAAGCTCGAGGCGCAGACCGTCCACATGCGGCGGTGCTTCGACGAGGCGGCGGCCCGGCACGCGGTGCGTGTGGGCGACCGGGACCATCGGGCGCGCGTCGAGACCCAGGTGGACCGGCAGTACTCGCGGCTCGACGTGCGCGACGACGCGGGCATCGTGCGCCTCGTGCAGTCGGCCGCGCAGGCGGTCGGGCGCACGTGCGCGACCCGCGGCACCGGGGGCGGATCGGACGCCAACGTCTTCGCGGAGCGCGGCATCGAGATCGCCAACCTGGCATGTGGGATGCGCGAGATCCACACCGTGAACGAGTGGGTGGACGTGCGCGACCTGGTGCTCACCGCGGGCCTGGTCCTCGAGACCGTCCGCCTGAACGCCGCGGTCTGA